The region ATAGAGTCTATATTTAGCGTTATTTTTTCCCTTGTTTCATTGTTTTTAAAGATAATCAATCTTGAATCATCACTTATTCCGTCTACGTTGAAATTTAGATCAATATCAATTTCTATTTTCTCTGTATGACAGATTTTATTATTTTCAATATTCAAAAAAGTAACGTCTAAATAATGACCTTGATCTAAATAATGACAGAATAATATTATAAAATTTTGACATACTCTGATCGACCAAACATTATTAACAATATCGATTTTTTTATTATACTTTAAGTACTGTTTTGTATCTACATTATAGATAGATAATACCGTGTCAATGAGAATTAATAACCTTTGATTTTCTGACCAAAAAAAATGTAAGTTTTCAAACCCATATTTCAAGTTGACTGAAGTTCTAGTTTCTTCATTTTTTTTATCTGTTAAATTTTTCTGAACTAACATTGTTACTTTAGAAGTTCTTGAGCTTTTTATGTAATACCCTCCATAGTCATATTCATAATCATAATGGGTTATTTTTTTTGTTTCTATACTTACCTCATCTATAATTGATGCTGTGTATATGGATGTTTGAGAATCTTTGTTTTTATCCCATACATCTTTCGTAGATCTTAGATGTAGTAGCTCCATTTTTTTGAAAGATACTGGTATTTGATAAACCAATTTTTCGTTAGTTGTGACTACTTTATTGTATGTGCCGATACAAATGAAGGGTATTTGATTTATATCAAAAGACTTTATTGATATTTTCATCGCTTGTTCACTGAGATTCATGAATTGTAAATTTGTTAGAATTTTTAAACCATTTTTGGTTGGCTGCCAATTGTTTTCTTTGAAGCAAATAAAAACTAGATACGAGACCCATGCCGGAGCTTGGTAAACTAACTGCAACATTTCTGAAAACTGTCGATTATCTTTTAAATGATTTAATGTTGCATGCCATTCATTAATTACCATCCTATCTTTGTCTTTTGAAATAAAGTTTAGTACTTCTACCCAGCCTAATTTTCTGGCTTTTCTTACAATATTTTTACGAACTAATAATTCAGACGACAAATACACTGTTTCTAAAATTGATTTATCAAAATCGATTTGATTGTATTTATCCCATTCTTCTCGAAGAAAATGAAACAATGTTCTATACTCAATATTTGATGATTGATAATTAGCTTTTTGAATGCACTGATATGCAACTTGGTTGTTTTCAACTATATAAAGATAGAATAAATAATCAATAATTTTTTGATTAAAAAGAGCGATACTTATATTTCTAGCTCTTTGAGCGATTTCTCTATCTTGATCGTCAAAAAGATCTAATATCAATTTTATTAACTGAGGATTTTTTTGGATATTTTCTTCGATTTTGTTAACCTTTAAAAATGTTAATACTCTGATATTATCTGGGCGAGTAGCTACATATCCTGCTTGAACTAAAATTTTTGTTAATTGTTCATTTCTTGTTTCTGCCCATTTTTGACAAAATAAATTAATTGCTTCGTCAGAACTTAATTTTGTAAGTAATTTGGAAGCATATTTAAATTGAGTTTTTTGCGATATTACAATATTTATCAAAGAATCCATATCTGATTCTGAGCCGTTGTTTGCTTCATTAAAAAAAATCTAATTTTCTCTCTTGGTTGTGTAAATGTGCACCATATAACTATATAAAATAGTACAGGAATAACGAATATTATCCAACCACTTTCAATTAGAGCTGCAGTTAGAAATAGTGTAAATATTATTAGGAAAATTAAACATCCACATCCTAAGCAGCCAAAAATAACTTCCATTACATTACCTGTCTAAATTTCTAACTGTAAAGGAACAAAAGCCTGTTCTGCTTGGTGAATTTCTTCAAAGGAAGCAGACTGGGCTCGACCTTCCCGGAGCCAATCCCGCAGATTACCAATGACTTCTTTTTGGGAAACGGATAGGGGAACTTGGCGTTTCAGCGCCGTCAAAATATCTGTTGTTGTCACTTCCCGCCCTTGGTTAAAGCCTACGTACATTCCATCAATAATTGCCTGTTCAATTTCTGCCCCCACATAGCCCTCCGAAGCCATGGCTAAATTAACAATATCTAATTCCTGGGGAAAGCGGTTGCGTTTGCGGAGATGGACAGTGATAATTTCCTGGCGCTCTGCCAAAGTGGGCAAATCCAAAAAGAAAATTTCATCAAACCGTCCTTTTCGGAGTAATTCCGGCGGCAACTGGGAAATATTATTGGCGGTGGCTACCACAAAACAAGGGGCAGTTTTTTCCTGCATCCAAGTCAGAATGGTGCCAAATACTCTGGTGCTCACTCCCCCATCTAGACCACCAGAGCTAAAAGCCTTTTCCAACTCATCAATCCAGAGAATACAAGGGGCTACCGTTTCTGCTAGCTCCAATGCCTTGCGGGTTCTTGCTTCCGATTCCCCCACCAAAGAGCCAAATAAAGCTCTGATATCAAGACGCAATAGGGGTAAACGCCATAGCCCCCCAATCATCTTGGCCGTTAAACTTTTCCCCGTGCCGGGAATCCCAATCAAAGCAATGCCCTTGGGGGCCGGAAGTCCATAATCCTGGGCCTCTTGGGTAAAAGCTCGTTCCCGTAAGCGTAACCAATCCTTGAGCAAACCTAGGCCCCCCACATCAGACGGGGTTTCCTGTACCGAGAAAAACTCCAATGCCTGACTTTCGTTGATGATTTGCTTCTTCTCCGCCATCACCAGGTCAATGTCCCGTTCATCAAGCACCCCATTACTGACGATCGCCTTAGCAAAGACCCGTTGGGATTGGGAAGCTGTTAAACCAAGGGCCGCTTTGACTAACTTCTCCCGCCCCAGTTTGGTCAAATTCACTTTCACCCCCGGAGTTTTAGCCAAATTTTCTAGTACCAGATCCAACTCCGGTTCCTTGGGCAAAGGAAACTCAATGATCACCGCCTCATCCTTCAGTTCTGCTGGTAATTGTCCTGTGGGGCAAGTAATTACCATGGACTTTTTGGTGAACTTTAACCGTTGGGCAACACTGCGTAACTTGCGCTTAAATTGGGCATTGCCCCAACAATCATGGAAATCTTTGAGTACAAATAAAGCGTTGGTTTCCACCTTATCAATTTGATCGAGGGCGGTGAGAGGATCTTTGGCCGCCGGTAAAGAAGACTTTTGTTGGGTCAAAGATTGGAACCCATCCGCCACATCCCAGGTAATGCAAGGCCTCTGACTATGTTCACAGACGTCCTTTACAGTTTGCAGGGCCCTTTCTTCCTCCGAAGTGATTAGCACAATCAAAGTAAAACGGGAGCGCAGATAAATATCGAGTTCCTTGGCAAAGGCCATGGCTAGGAAAAATGTTCAGGTCAGTGCTCTGCATTGCACCCTAGTAATTTATCCTTAGTACGAATTTTTTAGATTGCCTTAAGATTTATTTTATTTGTCAAGGCCGATTCCATAGACATATCCCAAGAACGGATTTTGAAGGCCTTTCCCTCAACCCCATTGCCATTCCTGCTCCTGTTGCGACTCCTGTTGTTCTACTTGATGAGCTTCACTGGTCAATTCCCTTTTGATTACTTCTCCCCCCAGTATTGCCTCCAACTCCTGGGTCAAATCCAGACAACCCATGCCCTTCACACCATTTATATCTAGGATTACTTCGCCATTCTTGTCGATGAATACATTAATTTCTTGTAGTTCCATGGTGTTCTCCCTAAACAACACGACGGAGGACAAGGTGAATACGGCCAGTTTCCTCCACCTCTTCACTGACAAGGGAAAAGCCCTGTTCCGCTAATTTGGCCGTGGCGGCATGGTAAGCATAGCGTTGATTAAGGGACTCAACAAAAGTCTGCTGATTAATTTCCCTAATTCCCCACCAATCCGCCACCATCTCGTAGCCCTCACCATTTTTGCGAAAGCCAATGTCATAGCTGGCATTTTGGGTCAGTACTTTTATCTCAGCCGTGGTTTTATTACCTTGATAACCATCAATTTGCAGATTGCCTTCTTGGTAGCTATGCCCCAAATCATCTAGGGCTTGTTTGAGATAGGTTTTCTCCACAATTTTGGTTTTGAGGGTGGTGAAATGGGACATGGGTTTAGCTTAATTTAACAACTGGATAATTTTGATGGGTCAGCTTATTAGCCTTGAGATCCCGGGCCGTCATCAGCAATCTTTTGTTGGCATCAATGGCAAATTCCACCCGAAAACAAGCATCTCCCTTCTGGACAGGGGGAGTAGGTTCCAGAAAAGTAGGACTGTTTTCATTCATCCAAAAATAATTGCGTTCCTGTGCCGTTTCCGGCGAAAGATTACTCAGGCGGGCGGCCCCAGAGGGGTCAAAGACCAATTCCACATTCGTCTGCTCAGAGCGGCGGTAGGGGGTTCCCACTTCAAAAATAGCCAGTCCTAATTGGTTTTGTTCATCATAGGAAGCTTTAATAGTTAAGCTTGCTAAAGGTTTTTCACTGGGATAGGCTGTTCCCCTACTTACCAAAGGACGGTAATCAAATTCCCCTGTTTGGCCATTGCGGAAACGAATGGCATAGTCGTGCTGGATATGGTCAAAGAAATCTACCCCAGCCACAAAGGCGGCGGCTCCCCGAGAAACGGCATCCAGGGGACGATGGAGCAACACTCTATCTTTACCAAAAATACGTTTGACAGTACGTTGAATAACTGGAATTTGGCTACTGCCCCCCACCATCAGCACCGCTTTAATCTGGTCTTCTGTATAACCCCTTTCCCTGGCATCATTGAGGGCCCGTCGTAGGGTCTGGTCAAGCAAAGAAAGGGCCTCCTTCTCATCAAGGAGTTCTTCAAACTGACTGCGACTAAATTCCGCATCCACAACGGCCCCGGTATTAGGATTAAAAATAGAAATGTCCGCCCGCTCTTCCTTGTAGAGGTTAATCTTCGCCTGTTCACATTCCACTAGAATGGCTTGACTGATAGAGCGAATAGTATCATCAGCATCGCTATAACCGCTTTGGCGGAGCACTTCTTGAAAAAGCCATTGGTCAATGGTGGTGCCCCCCAGGTCTAGGCCAGCTTTCCCCAATATGCGGCAACGGCGACTACTACCCGTATCATCTTCATCAATTAGTACTACCGCCACATCCAGGGTTCCCCCGCCAAAATCAAAAATGAGATAAACATCATTGGGCTGAATGTGGGCCCCATAACCGAGGGCGGCAGCGGAAGGCTCATCAATTAAACGAATCCGGGCCATGCCAGACTCTTGGGCCACGTCTGTCAACCAACTCTCATAATGTTCATAGGCTTCCACCGGGACAGTAAAAGCAACCTCGGCAGTGGGGTCTAAATTTAGGTCATTGGCGGCAAACAGCAAAATAGTGGAAAGAAAATCTTTACCCGCTTCAAAGTGAGAAATGTACCTTTCCCCCAAACGACGTTTGATTTGGTTTCGATTACCGATGTAATGTTTCATCCACCGGAAAGTGCGTTCACTTTTCTGAAGACTATTGGTAATGACTTGATGCCCAATCCATTGCCGTCTGTCCTGGGTGTAGTGAATTAGGGAGGGGATAATTGAAACAGTTTCCAAGCCTTGCCGTTGCAAATAGCCGTAATCCGTCAAATGAAAGGGAATACCGCTAGCCGTGGCTTCATCCCAGCGGGCCAGCACAGTATTCGAGGTGCCAAAGTCAATAGCAAGTTTTCCCGGCATAGTTTAGGCAGTGGGTTCAACGAGGGCCTTTTTGAGCAGTTTTTGCTGATAGGCCAGGGCCGGCATTTTTACAATAACGGGGGTACCGAGCGGAATTTCCATGGTACTGCTGAGGGGCTGATGATAGTTGAGATCAAAAGGAACGGTTTCACCAACAGGGACAACAATGCTTAAGCCCTGGGTTTCTAGGGTACTGACAAGGCGTTTAGTCACTGTCAAAATATCCTGCGGTTGAACCACTGTGCCTTCTTGTTCCACTAGGTAAGTTTGGGTCAACAGTTGACTAATGGGGGAAGCTAATTGACTCAGCATATTTTCGATTTCCCCCTGGCGGGCTGTTTTCAAGCGGCTATCTTCCTTTTGCCTTTGTTGCTCCAGGTCTTGTTTGAGGGCGGTAATGGTTTTGTCCCGTTCCGCTAGTTCCAACCGTAAGCTCTGAAGTTCGGCGGAGTATTTGAGATCATCGGGGTCTACTGGAGCCGTAGCTAGATTGGAAGGAGGATGCGGTGGCTGGAATAGAGTTTTTAGCCAGGTAAGCATATGGTAAATTCCCGGAAGAGAGCAACTTTAGTTCACGCACTGAACATTTATAAGCTAGTTATCGACTATGGCAAGGTCTCTACCCATCCTTCAGGATTGGGGATTAATGCTCTTTAGGGGGGCAATGCCAGCCTGGTCGAGGATTTCGGGAATTAATTCCTCTTTTTTAATTGCCATTAAATGGACTCCCTGGCATAGTTCTTGAGCTAGTTTTACCTGTTCGGCGGCGATCGCCACCCCTTCCTTTAACGGATCTTCGGCCCGGGCCAGGCGATCAATTAAAGAATCGGGAATATTTACCCCCGGCACCACTCGCTTAATAAAAGCCGCATTTTTAGCTGATTTGAAAAGAAATATGCCCGCCAAAATTGGTTTGCCACATCCCACAGCCACCTGGGTCATAAATTTATCCAGGCGATCAAAATCCGTGATCAACTGACTTTGGAAAAACTGGGCCCCGGCTACGAGCTTTTTTTCAAACCGACTTTGCAAACCGGACCAACTCTTTGACTGGGGATCCACTGCCGCTCCAGGAAATAAATCTAGCCTGCCATCCACCAAGGGAGCTTGGTTGAAATCTAGCCCCTGGTTGAGGGAACGGATTAAACCCAACAGCCGCACCGATTCCAAATCGTAGACGGCCCTAGCTTTGGTATGGTCTCCTGCTTTGAGCGGATCGCCGGTCAAAGCTAAAACATTGCGTAAACCGAGGGCATAGGACCCCATCAAATCCGCCTGCAAACCAATTAAATTGCGATCCCGGCAGGTCATCTGACAAATGGCTTCAATACCCCGTTGTTGCAACAACACACAGGCTGCAATGGAGGACATACGCAACACCGCTCGACTGCCATCGGTGACATTTACCCCATGAACCCTGCCCCGCAACTTTGCCGCCACCGCCAACATCCGCTCTGGATTGCCGCCTTTAGGGGGGGTAACTTCTGCGGTAATTAAAAATTCCTTTGCTTCGGCCGCCTGACGAAACCGGCTAATGGTCATTACATCCAATGGTGACAACGGTGGTTTGAGTTCCGAGCGGTGACTTCCTCTCTGACAGGAGATCTTAACAGAATTTTTCCGGTTTACTGGTTGGGGCCATTGCCCCCGACCCTCGGCCATGTTTCCCTTCCCAAGGGATCAGCATTAGGATGTAAGATTGAAAGTGTTCAAAAAATTTATATTCTTTTAACAAAACGAGGTACAGCAATGGATTGGCGTGTAATTGTAGTTGTTAGCCCCCTTCTGATCGCCGCAACTTGGGCCGCTATCAATATTGGGGCCGCCGCGATCCGGCAGTTACAGGACGTTTTAGGTCGCGAAGCCTAGGCCACAACGTCTCGGCGATCGCCGATGAATCGAGAAAGTATTGTGCAATGGCCCTTCCTGGCTCTGGGCCGGGGGGGCTACTCTTTTCGGGGTTACCTGGTTACTGCAAAGTTTTTCCACCGCAGAAGTTTCTAGAGAAATTTTAGATTGGTGCCCCATCAGGAAACGCAGAAAACCAAATCCCCACTTGATTAGCCAGTGTCAACCTCCACCTCAACAACAGTTTTTAGCAATTGCCATGGTCGATCCACTGATGTACCAAGAAGAAATGTTTGTGTTCTTGGCGGACCAGGAACCAGAAACATTCCTAACTCCGGCGGAAATGACTGCTAAGTTGACGGAGATTTTGGCTGAATACGATCTTCCCCTCCCCCAAGGGCTGGATAAATTGGCCACTTTGGCGGCAAAAGCGGAACATTTACGGGACAACTACTGCGACCTCGACCGGGGGGATGGCGGTACTTGGCAATGGTATGTGGTACGCCTGGAAAAATAGCTTGATCGATCCCATCTCCAAATCAGTTCTCAGTCCCCGATATTAAAGCCTTTAACCCTTTTGTGCTAAGATTTTGAGGGCTTTTGCCATCCCACAGCAAAGATGCCTAAGCTCAGCCTGATTTTGGAGTGACCATGACGACCACGAACTACGGTGCCGATCAAATTCAAGTCTTGGAAGGGTTGGAACCAGTCCGTAAGCGCCCAGG is a window of Synechocystis sp. PCC 7338 DNA encoding:
- a CDS encoding AAA family ATPase — translated: MAFAKELDIYLRSRFTLIVLITSEEERALQTVKDVCEHSQRPCITWDVADGFQSLTQQKSSLPAAKDPLTALDQIDKVETNALFVLKDFHDCWGNAQFKRKLRSVAQRLKFTKKSMVITCPTGQLPAELKDEAVIIEFPLPKEPELDLVLENLAKTPGVKVNLTKLGREKLVKAALGLTASQSQRVFAKAIVSNGVLDERDIDLVMAEKKQIINESQALEFFSVQETPSDVGGLGLLKDWLRLRERAFTQEAQDYGLPAPKGIALIGIPGTGKSLTAKMIGGLWRLPLLRLDIRALFGSLVGESEARTRKALELAETVAPCILWIDELEKAFSSGGLDGGVSTRVFGTILTWMQEKTAPCFVVATANNISQLPPELLRKGRFDEIFFLDLPTLAERQEIITVHLRKRNRFPQELDIVNLAMASEGYVGAEIEQAIIDGMYVGFNQGREVTTTDILTALKRQVPLSVSQKEVIGNLRDWLREGRAQSASFEEIHQAEQAFVPLQLEI
- a CDS encoding DUF2997 domain-containing protein, translating into MELQEINVFIDKNGEVILDINGVKGMGCLDLTQELEAILGGEVIKRELTSEAHQVEQQESQQEQEWQWG
- a CDS encoding DUF1257 domain-containing protein is translated as MSHFTTLKTKIVEKTYLKQALDDLGHSYQEGNLQIDGYQGNKTTAEIKVLTQNASYDIGFRKNGEGYEMVADWWGIREINQQTFVESLNQRYAYHAATAKLAEQGFSLVSEEVEETGRIHLVLRRVV
- a CDS encoding Hsp70 family protein, whose protein sequence is MPGKLAIDFGTSNTVLARWDEATASGIPFHLTDYGYLQRQGLETVSIIPSLIHYTQDRRQWIGHQVITNSLQKSERTFRWMKHYIGNRNQIKRRLGERYISHFEAGKDFLSTILLFAANDLNLDPTAEVAFTVPVEAYEHYESWLTDVAQESGMARIRLIDEPSAAALGYGAHIQPNDVYLIFDFGGGTLDVAVVLIDEDDTGSSRRCRILGKAGLDLGGTTIDQWLFQEVLRQSGYSDADDTIRSISQAILVECEQAKINLYKEERADISIFNPNTGAVVDAEFSRSQFEELLDEKEALSLLDQTLRRALNDARERGYTEDQIKAVLMVGGSSQIPVIQRTVKRIFGKDRVLLHRPLDAVSRGAAAFVAGVDFFDHIQHDYAIRFRNGQTGEFDYRPLVSRGTAYPSEKPLASLTIKASYDEQNQLGLAIFEVGTPYRRSEQTNVELVFDPSGAARLSNLSPETAQERNYFWMNENSPTFLEPTPPVQKGDACFRVEFAIDANKRLLMTARDLKANKLTHQNYPVVKLS
- a CDS encoding nucleotide exchange factor GrpE, with the translated sequence MLTWLKTLFQPPHPPSNLATAPVDPDDLKYSAELQSLRLELAERDKTITALKQDLEQQRQKEDSRLKTARQGEIENMLSQLASPISQLLTQTYLVEQEGTVVQPQDILTVTKRLVSTLETQGLSIVVPVGETVPFDLNYHQPLSSTMEIPLGTPVIVKMPALAYQQKLLKKALVEPTA
- a CDS encoding methylenetetrahydrofolate reductase; translated protein: MTISRFRQAAEAKEFLITAEVTPPKGGNPERMLAVAAKLRGRVHGVNVTDGSRAVLRMSSIAACVLLQQRGIEAICQMTCRDRNLIGLQADLMGSYALGLRNVLALTGDPLKAGDHTKARAVYDLESVRLLGLIRSLNQGLDFNQAPLVDGRLDLFPGAAVDPQSKSWSGLQSRFEKKLVAGAQFFQSQLITDFDRLDKFMTQVAVGCGKPILAGIFLFKSAKNAAFIKRVVPGVNIPDSLIDRLARAEDPLKEGVAIAAEQVKLAQELCQGVHLMAIKKEELIPEILDQAGIAPLKSINPQS
- a CDS encoding photosystem II protein Y; the protein is MDWRVIVVVSPLLIAATWAAINIGAAAIRQLQDVLGREA
- a CDS encoding chlororespiratory reduction protein 7, with protein sequence MVDPLMYQEEMFVFLADQEPETFLTPAEMTAKLTEILAEYDLPLPQGLDKLATLAAKAEHLRDNYCDLDRGDGGTWQWYVVRLEK